The proteins below come from a single Phycisphaeraceae bacterium genomic window:
- a CDS encoding GNAT family N-acetyltransferase, translating into MIMANDAGTQAHAAELAFAVHAAPIHAASVSRLIGYWADHGLTIRRDLRQIVTAIDDFVVAIHDERVVGCGALETVGGGIGEIRSIAVDAAVGKVGAGRAVMEALFAKAHLRGIDTLVLLTKIPDFFTRFGFEAIEHDAVPGEYAALIAAQSGRTFEGKSIMRRVLVPTVEVRAAAPSGAACCEP; encoded by the coding sequence ATGATCATGGCGAATGATGCAGGGACGCAGGCGCACGCGGCCGAACTGGCCTTTGCTGTCCACGCGGCACCGATTCATGCGGCGAGTGTTTCGCGGCTGATCGGCTACTGGGCCGACCACGGGCTGACGATCCGGCGTGACTTGCGACAAATTGTCACAGCGATCGACGATTTCGTCGTGGCGATTCACGACGAACGCGTGGTTGGTTGCGGCGCGCTCGAGACGGTCGGCGGCGGCATCGGCGAGATCCGCTCGATCGCGGTCGATGCAGCGGTGGGCAAGGTGGGCGCGGGGCGGGCGGTCATGGAAGCGCTGTTTGCCAAGGCGCACCTGCGCGGTATCGACACGCTGGTGCTGCTGACCAAGATCCCGGATTTCTTTACGCGCTTCGGCTTCGAGGCGATCGAGCACGACGCGGTGCCCGGTGAGTACGCGGCTCTCATTGCGGCGCAGAGCGGCCGCACGTTCGAGGGCAAGTCGATCATGCGGCGTGTGCTGGTGCCGACAGTCGAGGTGCGAGCGGCCGCTCCTTCGGGCGCTGCCTGCTGCGAGCCGTGA
- a CDS encoding MATE family efflux transporter yields MPPDDHEKRKAPIRPPIDPAGVDPSEEGGVGALRVRERRSTLSPDGRLTSGRLAGLTMGGAIWALSWPIMVESFLNSLVGLTDTMLAANLGEAETTAIGAASYIMWFIGLIIMAIGVGATALVSRAIGRGRSGVANAVLGQTILLSWISGILTGVFIAIAARPVAGLLSLTPEAQTAFDQYILIIACGVPAASMLFTLIACARGAGDSVGPLHAMIFRNVVNIAVSWLLSGVSIYGLKSPLGLDMGVVGIALGTVAGDIAGSVMVLGMALRGQWGIRLRRRWLRPHWHTMRRLVRLGLPNFLETCGMWIGNFLVIILVGSLAIAQGGGAELLGIHIVAIRIEAFSFLPGFAMGAAAATLAGQYLGAGSAAMARAAVWRCTLIALAIMTAFGFAFVLIPGPIVALISTQPLHLAEVPILLQICGAVQIPFALAIVLRSAMRGAGDVNVTMWITWLMTYFVRLPAAFILCGADLMFTLPSGEAVVLVPNPSPLELGLPGVWLGLCGELVIRSIAFTWRFLQGGWTRIQV; encoded by the coding sequence ATGCCCCCAGACGACCACGAAAAACGCAAAGCCCCCATCCGCCCTCCGATAGACCCCGCCGGCGTTGACCCGTCCGAAGAGGGCGGCGTCGGGGCGCTGCGGGTGCGCGAGCGTCGATCCACACTCTCGCCCGATGGCCGTCTGACATCGGGCCGTCTGGCCGGGTTGACGATGGGCGGCGCGATCTGGGCGCTGTCGTGGCCGATCATGGTCGAGTCGTTTCTCAACTCGCTCGTGGGCCTGACCGACACGATGCTGGCTGCCAATCTGGGCGAGGCCGAGACCACCGCCATCGGCGCGGCGAGCTACATCATGTGGTTCATCGGGCTGATCATCATGGCGATCGGCGTGGGCGCGACCGCGCTGGTCAGCCGCGCGATCGGGCGCGGGCGCAGCGGCGTGGCCAACGCCGTGCTGGGTCAGACGATTCTGCTCTCGTGGATCTCGGGCATCCTCACGGGCGTGTTCATCGCGATCGCCGCCCGGCCGGTGGCGGGGCTCTTGAGTCTGACGCCCGAGGCCCAGACGGCCTTTGACCAGTACATTCTCATCATTGCCTGTGGCGTGCCGGCTGCGAGCATGCTCTTTACGCTCATCGCCTGTGCGCGCGGTGCGGGCGATTCGGTCGGGCCGCTGCATGCGATGATCTTTCGCAACGTGGTCAACATTGCTGTCAGCTGGCTGCTCAGCGGCGTGAGCATCTATGGCCTCAAGAGTCCGCTGGGTCTGGACATGGGCGTGGTGGGTATCGCGCTGGGCACAGTGGCCGGCGACATCGCCGGCTCGGTCATGGTGCTGGGCATGGCGCTGCGCGGGCAGTGGGGGATCAGGCTCCGCCGGCGCTGGCTGCGGCCGCACTGGCACACGATGCGACGGCTGGTGCGCCTGGGCCTGCCCAACTTTCTCGAAACCTGCGGCATGTGGATCGGCAACTTCCTGGTCATCATTCTCGTCGGCTCGCTGGCGATCGCGCAGGGCGGCGGGGCCGAGTTGCTGGGCATCCACATCGTCGCGATCCGCATCGAGGCGTTCAGTTTTCTGCCTGGCTTTGCGATGGGGGCCGCGGCCGCGACGCTCGCCGGGCAGTATCTCGGCGCGGGCAGCGCGGCGATGGCGCGGGCGGCGGTCTGGCGCTGCACGCTGATCGCGCTGGCGATCATGACGGCGTTCGGCTTTGCGTTCGTGCTGATTCCCGGTCCGATCGTCGCGCTCATCTCGACCCAGCCGCTGCATCTGGCCGAAGTTCCGATCCTGCTGCAGATCTGCGGTGCGGTGCAGATCCCGTTCGCGCTGGCGATCGTGCTGCGCTCGGCCATGCGCGGGGCGGGCGATGTCAACGTCACGATGTGGATCACCTGGCTGATGACATACTTCGTGCGTCTGCCCGCGGCGTTCATCCTCTGCGGGGCCGATCTGATGTTCACGCTGCCTTCGGGCGAAGCGGTGGTGCTGGTGCCCAACCCCAGCCCGCTCGAACTGGGCCTGCCTGGGGTGTGGCTGGGCTTGTGCGGCGAACTGGTGATCCGCTCGATCGCGTTCACCTGGCGCTTTCTGCAAGGCGGCTGGACGCGGATCCAGGTGTAG
- a CDS encoding zinc ribbon domain-containing protein, translating into MAEGKVCIFCGVDCSNRPRVKDPQGRYACRECAESNAGGGAGAAAPQAAQDAEANDGFDMFEGMDDNISFPAEEMGQPGAVSGCPNCGTMLPTGAAVCMRCGFNSATGKVIKTKARSDSSKVAAIGAAGSAAAAAGMVVAAPIFWILGGSIGGIVGAAIWAIIAATTGLEIGWIAWGVGGLVGLGVALGARGNGNVMSGLVAVVIAFLAICSGKYMTWYIVLDSGLEQQAEIEWTDSDIREMLADEIIYEMKNQGHPVTWERPGIEHYEAVWPRDYPRYVIDRANTRFDAMTASDRETYVQNRHSEMRTWIEENRDTLAEIGFMSSWGMFDIIFVLLAIATAYKVGATESD; encoded by the coding sequence ATGGCTGAAGGCAAGGTCTGCATTTTCTGCGGCGTCGATTGCTCGAATCGCCCACGGGTGAAGGATCCGCAGGGACGATATGCCTGCAGGGAGTGCGCCGAATCCAACGCAGGGGGCGGGGCTGGGGCCGCTGCGCCGCAGGCGGCCCAAGACGCCGAGGCCAACGACGGATTCGATATGTTTGAGGGGATGGATGACAACATCTCCTTCCCCGCCGAGGAGATGGGTCAGCCTGGTGCCGTGAGCGGATGCCCAAACTGCGGGACAATGCTCCCGACCGGGGCGGCGGTGTGCATGCGGTGTGGATTCAATTCGGCCACGGGCAAGGTCATCAAGACGAAGGCCAGATCGGATTCGTCGAAAGTCGCGGCCATCGGCGCGGCAGGATCGGCCGCGGCCGCAGCAGGAATGGTGGTGGCAGCACCGATCTTCTGGATCCTCGGGGGCTCGATCGGCGGCATCGTGGGCGCGGCGATCTGGGCCATCATCGCAGCCACCACCGGCCTCGAAATCGGGTGGATCGCATGGGGCGTCGGCGGACTCGTCGGACTGGGGGTCGCGCTGGGGGCACGCGGCAACGGCAATGTCATGTCCGGGCTAGTTGCGGTGGTCATCGCGTTTCTTGCAATCTGCAGCGGCAAATACATGACCTGGTACATCGTCCTCGATTCGGGTCTGGAACAGCAGGCGGAAATAGAGTGGACTGACTCGGACATCCGCGAGATGTTGGCTGACGAGATCATTTATGAGATGAAAAACCAGGGACATCCAGTCACCTGGGAACGGCCGGGCATTGAACACTATGAAGCGGTCTGGCCGCGTGATTATCCTCGCTATGTTATTGACCGCGCCAACACCCGTTTCGACGCCATGACGGCGTCGGATCGCGAAACGTACGTTCAGAACCGCCACAGCGAGATGAGGACCTGGATCGAGGAGAACAGGGACACACTCGCAGAAATCGGATTCATGTCGTCGTGGGGGATGTTCGACATCATTTTCGTGCTGCTGGCGATTGCGACGGCATACAAGGTGGGCGCGACAGAATCGGACTAG
- a CDS encoding cobalamin-dependent protein (Presence of a B(12) (cobalamin)-binding domain implies dependence on cobalamin itself, in one of its several forms, or in some unusual lineages, dependence on a cobalamin-like analog.) produces MMPHSRTVATSQFEKLDRCADLPHRPRVLLGKMGLDGHDRGVKVIARALRDSGVHVIYSGLWQTPQSLAISARDEDCDVIAASMMSNSHLSLGPRLVESLRAVGRPDIPVYMGGILPQEDIPTLHAAGVAKCFTTGTGLLDIVEAVRSAVRPRVAELSGEGKSAHPTAQLARRISLAHDSKPSGDAPRKRPQRVIGVTGSPGAGKSTLVAQLVGEYTRRAESDPSLGRCAVVAFDPKSPITHGALLGDRLRVDFNNLGERVFYRSLAISGEDYRALNDIIDLIGAQGSGTDAYQTLFVETVGAGQNEVRVREHVDRTAVVLTPGMGDAVQMDKAGILEIADIFVCNKADHPGENELIRDLRDIAGARPICETIATHGKGVPELLDQLLAD; encoded by the coding sequence ATGATGCCGCATTCACGCACCGTCGCCACCAGCCAGTTCGAGAAGCTCGACCGCTGCGCCGATCTCCCGCACCGCCCGCGCGTGCTGCTGGGCAAGATGGGTCTGGACGGTCACGATCGCGGCGTGAAGGTCATCGCTCGTGCGCTGCGCGATTCTGGTGTTCACGTCATCTACTCGGGGCTGTGGCAAACCCCGCAATCGCTGGCCATCAGCGCCCGCGATGAAGATTGCGATGTGATCGCTGCGAGCATGATGTCCAACTCGCATCTCTCGCTCGGCCCGCGTCTGGTCGAATCGCTCCGCGCCGTCGGCAGACCCGACATCCCCGTTTATATGGGCGGCATCCTCCCGCAGGAAGACATCCCGACGCTCCACGCGGCTGGCGTCGCCAAGTGTTTCACCACCGGCACGGGCCTGCTCGACATCGTCGAAGCGGTGCGCTCAGCCGTTCGCCCGCGCGTGGCCGAACTTTCCGGCGAAGGCAAGTCCGCGCACCCGACGGCCCAACTCGCCCGCCGCATCAGCCTCGCGCATGACAGCAAACCCAGCGGCGACGCCCCGCGCAAGCGCCCGCAGCGCGTCATCGGCGTGACGGGTTCGCCCGGCGCGGGCAAGTCCACGCTCGTGGCCCAACTCGTCGGCGAGTACACCCGCCGCGCCGAGTCCGACCCCTCGCTCGGCCGCTGTGCCGTTGTCGCCTTCGACCCAAAGAGCCCGATCACGCACGGCGCGCTCCTCGGCGATCGTCTCCGTGTTGACTTCAACAACCTCGGCGAGCGCGTGTTCTATCGCAGCCTTGCGATCAGCGGCGAAGATTATCGCGCGCTCAACGACATCATCGATCTCATCGGCGCTCAGGGCAGCGGCACCGACGCCTACCAGACGCTCTTTGTCGAGACTGTCGGCGCAGGTCAGAACGAGGTCCGCGTCCGCGAGCATGTTGATCGCACAGCCGTCGTCCTGACGCCCGGCATGGGCGACGCGGTGCAGATGGACAAGGCCGGCATTCTTGAAATCGCCGACATCTTCGTCTGCAACAAGGCCGACCATCCGGGCGAGAACGAACTGATACGCGATCTGCGCGACATCGCGGGCGCGCGACCGATCTGCGAGACGATTGCTACGCATGGCAAAGGTGTGCCCGAGCTGCTCGATCAACTGCTGGCAGACTGA
- a CDS encoding shikimate kinase yields MNNILLIGLRGSGKTTIGRELAALLRKPFIDLDEHTARHLGAPSVAEAWKEHGESGFRNAEAQVLRRVLAIPGQVIALGGGTPTAPGAFHLIETAQKHDKILVIYLRASAKTLRERLAQADNTNRPSLTGDDVIAEVDRVLAARDSKYRELADEVVDVDGLTQRTVLRNVKDRL; encoded by the coding sequence ATGAACAACATCCTGCTCATCGGACTCCGTGGCTCGGGCAAGACCACCATCGGCCGCGAACTCGCTGCGTTGCTTCGCAAGCCCTTCATCGATCTCGACGAACACACCGCTCGGCACCTCGGCGCGCCGAGTGTCGCCGAGGCGTGGAAGGAGCACGGCGAATCCGGATTTCGCAATGCCGAGGCTCAGGTTCTTCGGCGTGTGCTTGCGATACCAGGACAGGTCATCGCGCTTGGCGGCGGTACACCGACAGCGCCCGGGGCGTTCCATCTTATCGAGACTGCCCAGAAACATGACAAGATCCTCGTCATCTATCTCCGTGCGTCGGCCAAAACGCTTCGAGAGCGACTCGCTCAAGCCGACAATACCAACCGACCGAGTCTCACCGGTGACGACGTGATTGCAGAGGTCGATCGCGTGCTTGCGGCTCGCGATTCGAAGTATCGCGAACTGGCCGACGAAGTTGTGGATGTTGATGGCCTCACGCAGCGAACGGTCCTGCGCAATGTGAAGGATCGACTCTGA
- the efp gene encoding elongation factor P: protein MKANDLRPGMAVSVDGRLLVVVKTDHVKPGKGPAYIQAKMRDVAGAGIIEKRFGSADNVEGVILDRREMEYLFSDNDGATFMDTESFDQLTIPESILGDSLLFMVPNSTAMVLCRDGVPITMELPASVEVTVVDTPPGIKGATVTNQLKEATCDTGLKTRVPPFIEPGERIKVSTEDGSYISRVKSDD, encoded by the coding sequence ATGAAGGCAAATGATCTTCGCCCCGGAATGGCTGTCAGCGTCGACGGACGCCTGTTGGTCGTCGTGAAGACCGACCACGTCAAGCCCGGCAAGGGCCCGGCGTATATTCAGGCCAAGATGCGCGACGTCGCAGGCGCGGGCATCATCGAAAAGCGATTCGGATCCGCCGACAACGTCGAGGGCGTCATCCTTGACCGCCGGGAGATGGAGTATCTCTTCAGCGACAACGATGGTGCCACATTCATGGACACCGAATCCTTCGACCAGCTTACGATTCCCGAGAGCATCCTCGGCGACTCGTTGCTGTTCATGGTGCCAAACTCCACTGCCATGGTGCTCTGTCGTGATGGCGTGCCGATCACGATGGAACTGCCCGCATCAGTTGAAGTCACTGTTGTGGATACGCCCCCCGGCATCAAGGGCGCGACCGTCACGAACCAACTCAAGGAAGCAACCTGCGACACGGGTCTCAAGACTCGCGTTCCGCCATTCATTGAACCAGGCGAACGGATCAAGGTTTCGACCGAAGATGGCTCGTACATCTCGCGTGTGAAGTCGGACGACTAA
- a CDS encoding MBL fold metallo-hydrolase — protein sequence MDGTIDRRTFLGVLGAAGLALPLASARAWGSIADSTNHFAWNTLVEGRAWSTGGMSSGGNCLVLASEGEALLVDSKFVGTSPVLRAEAEARAGCMISMLVNTHHHGDHTGGNVGFSEAVIVSHAAASHRVAKQMQAYVQQAENAEQTLRALGTGDAIEKGAAQIGELRARMAERNAAAFTATRTLDRYPSVMKVGSLRVELRHFGPGHTDNDVVVSVPELNIVHTGDLVFNGLHPFCDQSGGVSIRGWIAALLQVAEFCDARTMVVPGHGAMTDLAGVVRQREYLEQLIEHVSEEIDRGASRDEVMAKSWPFMNGLEFEQIRPRAIGAAFDELSL from the coding sequence ATGGATGGAACGATCGATCGCCGGACATTCCTTGGTGTACTCGGAGCAGCGGGGCTGGCTTTGCCTCTGGCATCGGCACGTGCATGGGGCAGTATTGCTGATTCGACGAACCACTTTGCATGGAACACGCTTGTCGAGGGGCGGGCCTGGTCGACTGGCGGCATGAGTTCAGGTGGGAACTGCCTGGTGCTTGCATCGGAGGGCGAGGCACTGCTGGTCGATTCCAAATTTGTGGGCACATCACCGGTCCTTCGGGCCGAAGCCGAGGCGCGAGCGGGGTGCATGATTTCGATGCTGGTCAACACGCACCATCACGGCGACCACACCGGCGGCAATGTGGGATTCTCCGAAGCGGTGATTGTGTCGCACGCAGCTGCCTCGCACAGAGTGGCCAAGCAGATGCAGGCGTATGTGCAGCAGGCTGAGAACGCGGAGCAGACTCTTCGAGCGCTTGGCACAGGCGATGCGATTGAAAAGGGGGCTGCCCAGATTGGCGAATTGCGTGCGCGGATGGCCGAGAGAAACGCAGCAGCATTTACCGCCACACGAACGCTCGATCGTTATCCATCGGTGATGAAGGTTGGATCGTTGCGCGTCGAACTGCGTCACTTCGGCCCGGGGCATACCGACAACGATGTGGTGGTCTCGGTTCCTGAGTTGAACATCGTGCACACAGGCGACCTTGTCTTCAATGGCCTTCATCCGTTTTGCGACCAATCGGGCGGCGTGAGCATTCGAGGATGGATCGCTGCGCTTTTGCAGGTTGCAGAGTTCTGCGACGCTCGCACTATGGTTGTGCCTGGGCACGGCGCGATGACCGACCTTGCTGGCGTGGTGCGTCAGCGGGAGTATCTGGAGCAGCTGATCGAGCATGTTTCAGAGGAGATCGATCGCGGCGCGAGCCGAGATGAAGTCATGGCCAAGAGTTGGCCGTTCATGAACGGGCTCGAGTTCGAGCAGATTCGCCCGCGAGCCATTGGAGCCGCGTTTGATGAACTGAGCTTGTGA
- a CDS encoding HAD hydrolase family protein, translated as MPIADPREFAARAARVQMIVFDIDGVLTDGSINLTSDGVEIKCYNVRDGFAIKAWMTLGQTVGILTGRGGPAVSARMQELGITHVIERSKDKGADIERLAAQAGIALEEVAFMGDDWPDAPAMRMVGVAIAPADAVPEIRAIAHLVTAAAGGRGAAREAVEHLIEARSELAGLRARYDL; from the coding sequence ATGCCGATTGCCGACCCGCGAGAGTTTGCCGCCCGTGCAGCACGCGTGCAGATGATCGTCTTCGACATCGACGGCGTACTGACCGATGGCTCGATCAATCTGACGTCTGATGGCGTCGAGATCAAGTGCTACAACGTGCGCGACGGGTTTGCCATCAAGGCGTGGATGACTCTGGGCCAGACGGTGGGCATTCTGACCGGGCGCGGCGGGCCCGCGGTCAGCGCGCGGATGCAGGAACTGGGCATCACGCACGTCATCGAGCGGTCGAAAGACAAGGGCGCTGATATCGAGCGACTCGCGGCCCAGGCGGGCATCGCGCTCGAAGAAGTCGCGTTCATGGGCGACGACTGGCCCGACGCGCCGGCGATGCGGATGGTCGGGGTGGCGATTGCGCCGGCCGACGCGGTGCCCGAGATTCGTGCCATCGCCCATCTGGTGACCGCTGCGGCCGGTGGGCGTGGGGCGGCACGCGAGGCGGTCGAACACCTGATCGAGGCCCGCAGCGAACTTGCAGGCCTTCGGGCGCGATATGATCTGTAG
- a CDS encoding KpsF/GutQ family sugar-phosphate isomerase has product MTLDPRSRALDAARAALAVYPWDMQPRAPATEVSTEIAFIRSILAEEAAAVGALAERADEAFSRACTIIETCGLSGGTVLVSGLGKSGLVGAKIAATFSSLGIPAHAVHPTEAAHGDLGRFRASDVALCLSHSGETDEVVALAASLRQDGIPIIAITSGSAPGQALTSLERLADVVIAVGVKAEAGGFIAPTASTTAAMAAGDAMALAVARRRNFTHEDFAKRHPGGLLGGMLRPVTELLRFKVGLNLPVVTPDMSVSAALEAAARVGRRPGALLVVEHNGTLAGIFTDGDLRRLVLRSPDELSRPISQVMTRSPRSLPDSATAADAARLLREHRQDETPVIDAQGRPIGLLDVQDLIALRLVKD; this is encoded by the coding sequence ATGACGCTGGATCCTCGGTCCCGCGCGCTCGATGCGGCGCGGGCGGCTCTGGCAGTGTACCCTTGGGACATGCAGCCCCGCGCGCCCGCGACCGAAGTTTCGACCGAAATCGCCTTCATCCGCTCGATTCTGGCCGAAGAGGCCGCGGCGGTGGGGGCTTTGGCCGAGCGCGCGGACGAAGCGTTCAGCCGGGCGTGCACCATCATCGAGACCTGCGGGCTCTCGGGCGGGACGGTGCTCGTCAGCGGGCTGGGCAAGAGCGGGCTGGTGGGGGCCAAGATCGCGGCGACCTTCTCGAGCCTGGGCATACCCGCCCACGCGGTGCACCCGACCGAGGCGGCGCACGGGGACCTGGGCCGGTTCAGAGCCAGCGACGTGGCGCTGTGCCTCTCGCACTCGGGCGAGACCGATGAAGTCGTCGCGCTGGCCGCCTCGCTGCGACAGGACGGCATCCCGATCATCGCCATCACCAGCGGCAGCGCGCCGGGCCAGGCGCTGACGAGCCTCGAGCGATTGGCCGATGTCGTCATCGCCGTCGGAGTCAAAGCCGAGGCCGGCGGGTTCATCGCGCCCACCGCTTCGACCACCGCAGCCATGGCGGCGGGCGACGCGATGGCGCTGGCGGTCGCGCGGCGTCGCAACTTCACGCACGAAGACTTCGCCAAGCGGCACCCGGGCGGATTGCTCGGCGGGATGCTGCGCCCTGTGACTGAGCTGCTGCGCTTCAAGGTCGGGCTGAATCTGCCGGTGGTGACGCCGGACATGAGTGTGTCTGCGGCGCTCGAAGCCGCGGCCAGAGTCGGTCGAAGGCCGGGCGCGCTGCTCGTCGTCGAACACAACGGCACGCTGGCGGGGATCTTTACGGATGGCGATCTGCGCAGGCTCGTGCTCCGCAGCCCCGACGAACTGTCGCGCCCGATCAGCCAGGTCATGACCCGCAGCCCCCGCAGCCTGCCCGACAGCGCGACGGCTGCCGACGCGGCGAGGTTGCTGCGCGAACATCGCCAGGATGAGACACCCGTAATCGACGCCCAGGGCAGGCCGATCGGCTTGCTCGACGTGCAGGATCTCATCGCGCTGCGCCTGGTCAAGGATTAG